From one Streptomyces sp. N50 genomic stretch:
- a CDS encoding purine-cytosine permease family protein gives MTTAPAESTGTLAPEYGDKVIAVETAGAEPIPDAERHGSPLQLLWTWASPNIEFATVYIGVISVLFFGLSFWQATAAIVLGTGLGAITQGFLSLDGPRFGVPQMVIGRFSFGFRGNIIPSAANGLVAGVGWFAVNSVSAAFALNTLTGLRPLPSLLLVVVAEILIGFIGHNFVHTFEKYAFPALAVIFLLAGVWTFKDAHLGGGGTGGGVGGFLLALSAAWGYAAGWNPYATDYARYLPRTANKFKTILYPALGLFVSVTFVAVMGAASATLLAPKDATPTAAFTGHLPSWLANLVLLAIILGAISANALNVYSGAISLTALGLKLPAWLNRSVLVVVSGVAGTAAAWASLSDAGSAYEAFLLVIAYWVAPWLGVVLVERWFQSRATTTTAELAPRLTDPTFTNWPGLAALLIGIGVSVPLFSNQEDYVGYVPKHWPSFGDSTPIVGFVLSAVLYVVFTRLAGRTSAPAAAQAEV, from the coding sequence ATGACGACTGCTCCCGCCGAATCGACCGGCACCCTCGCCCCCGAATACGGTGACAAGGTCATCGCCGTAGAGACGGCCGGTGCCGAGCCCATCCCCGACGCCGAACGCCACGGCAGCCCGCTCCAGCTCCTCTGGACCTGGGCCTCCCCGAACATCGAGTTCGCGACCGTCTACATCGGCGTGATCTCGGTCCTCTTCTTCGGCCTGAGCTTCTGGCAGGCGACCGCGGCGATCGTCCTGGGCACGGGCCTCGGCGCGATCACGCAGGGCTTCCTCTCCCTCGACGGCCCGCGCTTCGGCGTCCCGCAGATGGTGATCGGCCGCTTCTCCTTCGGCTTCCGCGGCAACATCATCCCGTCGGCGGCCAACGGCCTTGTGGCGGGCGTCGGTTGGTTCGCGGTGAACAGCGTGAGCGCGGCGTTCGCGCTCAACACGCTCACAGGTCTACGACCCCTGCCCTCGCTGTTGCTCGTGGTGGTGGCGGAAATCCTCATCGGCTTCATCGGCCACAACTTCGTGCACACCTTCGAGAAGTACGCGTTCCCGGCGCTCGCGGTGATCTTCCTGCTGGCCGGTGTGTGGACCTTCAAGGACGCGCACCTCGGCGGGGGCGGCACGGGCGGCGGTGTGGGCGGCTTCCTGCTCGCCCTCAGCGCGGCGTGGGGCTACGCGGCGGGCTGGAACCCGTACGCCACGGACTACGCGCGCTATCTCCCCCGCACGGCGAACAAGTTCAAGACGATCCTGTACCCGGCGCTGGGCCTGTTCGTGTCGGTGACGTTCGTGGCGGTGATGGGCGCGGCCTCGGCAACGCTCCTGGCCCCCAAGGACGCGACCCCGACGGCGGCCTTCACCGGCCATCTCCCGTCCTGGCTCGCCAACTTGGTCCTGCTCGCGATCATCCTCGGCGCGATCTCGGCGAACGCCCTGAACGTCTACTCCGGCGCGATCTCCCTCACGGCGCTCGGCCTGAAACTCCCCGCGTGGCTGAACCGCAGCGTCCTGGTAGTGGTCTCAGGCGTGGCCGGTACGGCGGCGGCGTGGGCGTCCCTGTCCGACGCGGGCTCGGCGTACGAGGCGTTCCTGCTGGTGATCGCGTACTGGGTGGCGCCGTGGCTGGGGGTGGTCCTGGTGGAACGCTGGTTCCAGTCCCGGGCCACGACCACAACCGCGGAGCTGGCCCCCCGCCTCACCGACCCCACCTTCACCAACTGGCCAGGCCTGGCAGCCCTGTTGATCGGCATCGGGGTCTCGGTCCCGCTCTTCTCCAACCAGGAGGACTACGTCGGCTACGTCCCGAAGCACTGGCCGTCCTTCGGCGACAGCACGCCGATCGTGGGCTTCGTGCTGAGCGCGGTGCTGTACGTGGTGTTCACCCGCCTCGCCGGACGGACCTCGGCGCCCGCGGCCGCTCAGGCCGAGGTCTGA
- the mqnE gene encoding aminofutalosine synthase MqnE, with protein sequence MDVGLKRELEQKVRSGERLSREDGIALYESDDLAWLGGLAHEVRTRKNGDVVHFNVNRHLNMTNVCTASCAYCSFQRKPGEKDAYTMRIEEAVRLATAMRGENLTELHIVNGLHPNLPWRYYPRSLSELKKALPEVSLKAFTATEIHHFETISGLSASEILDELIEAGLESLTGGGAEIFDWEVRQHIVDHRTHWEDWSRIHRLAHEKGLKTPCTMLYGHIEEPRHRVDHVLRLRELQDETGGFQVFIPLRYQHDFVDMKDGKVRNRLQARTQMATGAEALKTFAVSRLLFDNVPHVKVFWVMHGVQTAQLALQHGADDMDGSVVEYKITHDADNYGTPNKLTRDDLLDLIRDAGFQPVERNTRYEIIREYDGPDPARRESPQPMRV encoded by the coding sequence ATGGATGTCGGGCTCAAGCGCGAGCTGGAGCAGAAGGTCCGCTCCGGTGAGCGGCTGTCCCGCGAGGACGGCATCGCGCTGTACGAGTCGGACGACCTGGCCTGGCTGGGCGGACTCGCGCACGAGGTGCGGACGCGGAAGAACGGCGACGTCGTCCACTTCAACGTCAACCGCCACCTGAACATGACCAACGTGTGCACCGCGTCCTGCGCCTACTGCTCGTTCCAGCGCAAGCCGGGCGAGAAGGACGCGTACACGATGCGCATCGAGGAGGCCGTCCGGCTCGCCACGGCGATGCGGGGCGAGAACCTCACCGAGCTGCACATCGTCAACGGCCTGCACCCGAACCTCCCCTGGCGCTACTACCCCCGGTCGCTGAGCGAGCTGAAGAAGGCCCTCCCGGAGGTCTCCCTCAAGGCCTTCACGGCCACCGAGATCCACCACTTCGAGACGATCTCCGGGCTGAGCGCGAGCGAGATCCTCGACGAGCTGATCGAGGCCGGCCTCGAATCCCTCACCGGCGGCGGCGCGGAGATCTTCGACTGGGAGGTCCGCCAGCACATCGTCGACCACCGGACGCACTGGGAAGACTGGTCGCGCATCCACCGCCTGGCGCACGAGAAGGGTCTCAAGACCCCGTGCACCATGCTCTACGGCCACATCGAGGAGCCGCGCCACCGCGTGGACCACGTGCTGCGGCTGCGCGAGCTCCAGGACGAGACCGGCGGTTTCCAGGTCTTCATCCCGCTGCGCTACCAGCACGACTTCGTGGACATGAAGGACGGGAAGGTGCGCAACCGCCTTCAGGCGCGGACACAGATGGCGACGGGTGCGGAGGCTCTCAAGACCTTCGCGGTGTCGCGTCTCCTCTTCGACAACGTCCCGCACGTCAAGGTCTTCTGGGTCATGCACGGCGTCCAGACGGCCCAACTCGCCCTCCAGCACGGCGCGGACGACATGGACGGCTCGGTCGTCGAGTACAAGATCACACACGACGCCGACAACTACGGCACCCCGAACAAGCTCACCCGCGACGACCTCCTCGACCTGATCCGCGACGCCGGTTTCCAGCCGGTCGAGCGGAACACGCGCTACGAGATCATCCGCGAGTACGACGGCCCGGACCCGGCGCGGCGCGAGTCCCCGCAGCCGATGCGGGTGTGA
- a CDS encoding PLD nuclease N-terminal domain-containing protein has translation MLRYLPFLLVLALWIYAFVDCLNTPEEDVRGMPKLAWVFVILLFGEVLVGPVAWLIAGRARRTGAGATAAPGQWIAPDDNPEFLKSLNKDDLKDDPKAE, from the coding sequence ATGCTCAGGTATCTGCCCTTCCTGCTGGTCCTGGCCCTGTGGATCTACGCCTTCGTGGACTGCCTGAACACGCCCGAGGAGGACGTGCGCGGCATGCCGAAGCTGGCGTGGGTGTTCGTGATCCTGCTCTTCGGCGAGGTGCTGGTGGGCCCGGTCGCGTGGCTGATCGCGGGCCGGGCGCGCCGCACCGGGGCCGGGGCGACGGCCGCGCCGGGCCAGTGGATCGCGCCGGACGACAACCCCGAGTTCCTGAAGTCCCTGAACAAGGACGACCTCAAGGACGACCCGAAGGCCGAGTAG
- a CDS encoding menaquinone biosynthesis decarboxylase, which yields MAYDDLRSLLRALEREGDLKRIKAEVDPCLEVGEIVDRVQKAGGPALLFESVRGSSMPLAMNVFGTDRRLLKALGLKSYGDISEKIGGLLRPELPQGFVGVRDAFGKLGSMTHVPPKKVKEAPVQEVVLTGDDVDLDMLPALFTWPQDGGSFFNLGLTHTKDPESGIRNLGLYRLQRHDKRTIGMHWQIHKDSRNHYQVAARRGERLPVAIAFGCPPAVTYASTAPLPGDIDEYLFAGFIAGKRIEMVDCKTVPLQVPAQAEVVIEGWLEPGEMLPEGPFGDHTGFYTPQEPFPALTIDCVTMRKRPLLQSIVVGRPPTEDGPLGRATERFFLPLLKIIVPDIVDYHLPEAGGFHNCAIVSIDKKYPKHAQKVMHAVWGAHMMSLTKLIVVVDADCDVHDLHEVAWRALGNTDYARDLSVVEGPVDHLDHASYQQFWGGKAGIDATRKWPEEGYTRDGGWPEMVLSDPETAAKVDRRWKEYGL from the coding sequence ATGGCTTACGACGATCTTCGCTCCCTGCTCAGGGCACTGGAGCGCGAGGGAGACCTCAAGCGCATCAAGGCCGAGGTGGACCCCTGTCTGGAGGTCGGGGAGATCGTCGACCGGGTGCAGAAGGCCGGTGGGCCCGCGCTCCTCTTCGAGAGCGTCCGCGGATCGAGCATGCCCCTCGCCATGAACGTCTTCGGGACCGACCGGCGGCTGCTGAAAGCGCTCGGGCTGAAGTCGTACGGCGACATCTCCGAGAAGATCGGCGGGCTGCTGCGGCCCGAACTGCCGCAGGGGTTCGTGGGCGTGCGGGACGCCTTCGGGAAGCTCGGCTCGATGACCCACGTACCGCCGAAGAAGGTCAAGGAAGCGCCGGTGCAGGAGGTGGTGCTCACGGGCGATGACGTCGACCTCGACATGCTGCCCGCCCTCTTCACCTGGCCGCAGGACGGCGGGTCCTTCTTCAACCTCGGGCTCACGCACACGAAGGACCCGGAGAGCGGGATCCGCAATCTCGGGCTGTACCGGCTCCAGCGCCACGACAAGCGCACGATCGGCATGCACTGGCAGATCCACAAGGACAGCCGGAACCACTATCAGGTCGCGGCCCGGCGGGGCGAGCGGCTGCCGGTCGCGATCGCCTTCGGGTGTCCGCCCGCCGTGACCTACGCCTCCACCGCGCCCCTTCCCGGTGACATCGACGAGTACCTCTTCGCCGGGTTCATCGCGGGCAAGCGGATCGAGATGGTCGACTGCAAGACCGTGCCGTTGCAGGTGCCGGCGCAGGCCGAGGTCGTCATCGAGGGGTGGCTGGAGCCCGGCGAGATGCTGCCGGAGGGGCCGTTCGGGGACCACACCGGGTTCTACACGCCGCAGGAACCCTTCCCGGCGCTGACCATCGACTGCGTCACGATGCGGAAGCGGCCGTTGCTTCAGTCGATCGTCGTAGGGCGGCCTCCGACGGAGGACGGACCGCTGGGGCGCGCCACGGAGCGCTTCTTCCTCCCCCTGCTGAAGATCATCGTGCCGGACATCGTGGACTACCACCTGCCCGAAGCGGGCGGATTCCACAACTGCGCGATCGTCTCCATCGACAAGAAGTACCCGAAGCACGCGCAGAAGGTGATGCACGCGGTCTGGGGTGCGCACATGATGTCCCTGACCAAGCTGATCGTGGTCGTCGACGCCGACTGCGACGTCCACGATCTGCACGAGGTCGCGTGGCGGGCCCTCGGCAACACGGACTACGCCCGCGATCTCTCGGTCGTGGAAGGACCCGTCGACCATCTCGACCATGCCTCCTACCAGCAGTTCTGGGGCGGCAAGGCGGGGATCGACGCGACGAGGAAGTGGCCCGAGGAGGGCTACACGCGGGATGGCGGCTGGCCCGAGATGGTCCTGTCCGACCCGGAGACGGCGGCGAAGGTCGACCGCCGGTGGAAGGAGTACGGACTGTGA
- a CDS encoding Lrp/AsnC family transcriptional regulator, with amino-acid sequence MDAVDRQLIQALRENGRASYAELGRLVGLSGPSVTDRINRLEAAGVITGYRATVDSASLGLGVIALIGISLSDAADHEDVARRMKDLGEIEDCWFIAGEDSFMLKVRAPDVDGLEKTIRRLSGTKGVSRTRTTIVLSTKWENRVGELPEEA; translated from the coding sequence ATGGACGCGGTGGACAGGCAGCTCATCCAGGCCCTGAGAGAGAACGGCCGGGCCTCCTACGCGGAGCTGGGGCGCCTCGTCGGCCTGTCGGGACCCAGTGTCACCGACCGCATCAACCGGCTGGAGGCGGCCGGTGTCATCACCGGCTACCGCGCGACCGTCGACTCGGCCTCCCTCGGCCTCGGCGTCATCGCCCTGATCGGCATCTCGCTCTCCGACGCCGCCGACCACGAGGACGTCGCGCGCCGCATGAAGGACCTCGGCGAGATCGAGGACTGCTGGTTCATCGCGGGCGAGGACTCGTTCATGCTGAAGGTGCGGGCACCTGACGTGGACGGCCTGGAGAAGACCATCCGGCGGCTCAGCGGGACCAAGGGCGTCTCCCGCACCCGTACGACGATCGTGCTCTCCACGAAGTGGGAGAACCGGGTCGGAGAGCTGCCCGAAGAGGCGTAG
- the mqnP gene encoding menaquinone biosynthesis prenyltransferase MqnP, producing the protein MSSASAAIPQPGRTKAFLRLVMIEHSVFALPFAYIAALTAMFEMDKNIHWGRLLLVTICMVGLRTFAMAVNRIIDREIDARNPRTAHRELVTGAMSVRHAWTGALVAVVVFLGSAALLNPLCLALAPIAVIPMVVYPYGKRFTNFPQAILGLAQAMGPVGGWLAITGEWSWDAVILGLAVGIWIGGFDLIYACQDIETDREIGVMSVPARFGIPASIWGARVCHAITTALLAWYGAATGAGAFFWFGLLIVAGAFLYEHSIVRPHDLSRLNRAFFSVNGFIGIALFVCALLDLLVRGLTV; encoded by the coding sequence GTGAGCAGCGCGTCTGCCGCGATCCCGCAGCCGGGGCGCACCAAGGCGTTCCTACGCCTCGTGATGATCGAGCACTCCGTCTTCGCCCTGCCCTTCGCCTACATCGCCGCGCTGACCGCGATGTTCGAGATGGACAAGAACATCCACTGGGGGCGGCTGCTCCTGGTCACCATCTGCATGGTGGGCCTGCGGACGTTCGCGATGGCGGTCAACCGGATCATCGACCGCGAGATCGACGCCCGTAACCCGCGCACCGCGCACCGCGAACTGGTCACCGGCGCGATGTCGGTGAGGCACGCGTGGACGGGCGCGCTCGTCGCCGTCGTCGTCTTCCTGGGCTCGGCCGCGCTCCTGAACCCCCTCTGCCTGGCCCTGGCCCCCATCGCGGTGATCCCGATGGTGGTCTATCCGTACGGCAAGCGGTTCACGAACTTCCCGCAGGCCATCCTCGGTCTCGCCCAGGCCATGGGCCCGGTCGGCGGCTGGCTGGCGATCACCGGCGAGTGGTCCTGGGACGCGGTGATCCTCGGTCTCGCCGTCGGCATCTGGATCGGCGGCTTCGACCTGATCTACGCCTGCCAGGACATCGAGACCGATCGTGAGATCGGCGTCATGTCGGTCCCGGCGCGCTTCGGCATCCCGGCGTCGATCTGGGGCGCCCGCGTCTGCCACGCGATCACGACCGCCCTGCTGGCCTGGTACGGCGCGGCCACCGGCGCCGGTGCCTTCTTCTGGTTCGGGCTGCTGATCGTCGCGGGCGCGTTCCTGTACGAGCACTCGATCGTCCGGCCGCATGACCTGTCCCGGCTCAACAGGGCGTTCTTCAGCGTCAACGGGTTCATCGGGATCGCCCTGTTCGTGTGCGCGCTTCTCGATCTTCTGGTTCGGGGTCTGACCGTGTGA
- a CDS encoding UbiX family flavin prenyltransferase encodes MNPVKPGETPRTPWIVGVSGASGTPYAAAVLRALLDAGESVDLVVSRASRLTLLDETGIAYRDAHWQDDLREWLARGADGKPGTFQPALDAVRHWSAGDLAAGPSSGSYPSKGMIVVPASTACVAGIALGLSKDLLQRAASVTLKERRKLVVAVRETPLNGQTLRHLVTLDDLGAAVVPASPGFYAGATHIQDLVDFVAGRVLDSAGVEHDLYRRWKGDLGAGFRTTD; translated from the coding sequence GTGAACCCAGTCAAGCCAGGAGAGACGCCGCGTACGCCTTGGATCGTAGGGGTGTCCGGCGCTTCCGGCACCCCATACGCGGCTGCCGTCCTGCGCGCGCTCCTCGACGCCGGCGAGAGCGTCGACCTCGTGGTGTCCCGCGCGTCCCGGCTCACGCTCCTCGACGAGACGGGGATCGCCTACCGGGACGCCCACTGGCAGGACGACCTGCGGGAATGGCTGGCCCGCGGCGCCGACGGCAAGCCCGGCACCTTCCAGCCCGCCCTCGACGCCGTACGACACTGGAGCGCGGGCGACCTCGCGGCGGGGCCGTCCTCGGGGTCGTACCCCTCGAAGGGGATGATCGTCGTGCCCGCGTCGACCGCGTGTGTCGCCGGGATCGCCCTCGGGCTGAGCAAGGACCTGTTGCAGCGGGCGGCGAGCGTCACCCTCAAGGAACGGCGGAAGCTGGTGGTCGCCGTACGCGAGACGCCGTTGAACGGGCAGACGCTGCGGCACCTCGTGACCCTGGACGACCTGGGGGCGGCCGTGGTGCCCGCCTCGCCCGGGTTCTACGCCGGGGCCACCCACATCCAGGACCTGGTGGACTTCGTCGCCGGGCGGGTCCTGGACTCGGCGGGCGTCGAGCACGATCTGTACCGGCGCTGGAAGGGCGACCTAGGCGCCGGCTTCCGCACCACCGACTGA
- a CDS encoding rhomboid family intramembrane serine protease, with protein sequence MSGTELEWSQGDRAKAAAKLMVGWVALLWLLEVVDVVSGHALDSFGIVPREPSELLDIIPAAFIHFGFAHVAANSVPLLVFGFLAALGGIRRFAAISALIIVADGLGVWLMSPAHTNTAGASGLIFGLFGFLLVSGFAERRPLGIVVGLLIGAVWGGSILFGLAPTQSGVSWQAHLIGLVAGVGAAFVFRRRAVGRGVVQA encoded by the coding sequence ATGTCCGGTACGGAGTTGGAGTGGTCGCAGGGCGACCGCGCGAAGGCCGCGGCCAAGCTGATGGTGGGCTGGGTCGCGCTGTTGTGGCTGCTGGAAGTGGTGGACGTGGTGTCCGGCCACGCGCTCGACAGCTTCGGAATCGTGCCGCGCGAGCCCTCCGAGCTGCTGGACATCATCCCGGCCGCGTTCATCCACTTCGGCTTCGCGCACGTCGCCGCGAACAGCGTGCCGCTGCTGGTGTTCGGTTTCCTCGCCGCGCTGGGCGGCATCCGCCGCTTCGCCGCGATCAGCGCGCTGATCATCGTCGCGGACGGCCTCGGGGTGTGGCTCATGTCCCCGGCCCACACGAACACGGCGGGCGCGTCGGGCCTGATCTTCGGCCTCTTCGGCTTCCTGCTGGTGAGCGGCTTCGCGGAACGCCGCCCGCTGGGCATCGTCGTGGGCCTGCTGATCGGCGCGGTGTGGGGCGGCTCGATCCTGTTCGGGCTCGCGCCCACACAGTCGGGGGTCAGCTGGCAGGCACACCTGATCGGGCTGGTGGCGGGGGTGGGGGCGGCGTTCGTGTTCCGGCGCCGGGCTGTCGGTCGTGGGGTGGTTCAGGCCTGA
- a CDS encoding Uma2 family endonuclease — MTVSDLDRLHSQLSKLEDMFPGYLTEIVEGSIVMNPVRPFHGKTILRVSASLEGQLPPEWALVSDVAFPFDEANEFCPDIAVIPAEAEAENRSSYPADLIEFVAEVVSPESVRRDYEIKPRWYASRGIANYVILDPLQGHAVTMWNPGRDGYRGRDTAPYGPDLTVESPLGKLTIPTAHLPVDPKARRQA; from the coding sequence GTGACCGTCTCGGACCTTGACCGCCTGCACTCGCAGCTCAGCAAGCTGGAGGACATGTTCCCCGGCTATCTGACGGAGATTGTCGAGGGCAGCATCGTGATGAACCCGGTCAGGCCGTTCCACGGGAAGACGATCCTGAGGGTGTCAGCGAGCCTTGAGGGACAGCTTCCGCCGGAGTGGGCGCTGGTGAGCGATGTGGCGTTCCCCTTCGACGAGGCCAACGAGTTCTGCCCGGACATCGCGGTCATCCCGGCCGAGGCCGAGGCCGAGAACCGCAGCTCCTACCCGGCTGATCTGATCGAGTTCGTCGCTGAAGTGGTGTCGCCGGAGAGCGTCCGCCGCGACTACGAGATCAAGCCTCGCTGGTACGCCTCCCGAGGCATCGCCAATTACGTGATCCTCGACCCCCTGCAGGGCCACGCGGTCACGATGTGGAACCCAGGTCGTGACGGCTACCGAGGCCGTGACACCGCCCCCTACGGCCCCGACCTGACCGTCGAGTCCCCGCTGGGCAAGCTGACGATCCCCACCGCTCATCTCCCGGTGGACCCGAAAGCCCGCCGTCAGGCCTGA
- a CDS encoding DUF2505 family protein — translation MKFSLTYDVAGAPEEFFAWLLDPRREEDLYKGELKYRSYETAGRRESEERVVRRAWFQRGGQLPGPVAQLFGPGLSETEDGTFEKADRLWTWRVTPSSLADRIRHEGSLWAEAVDGVRTRLRLEFTFDAKIFSVGGLLETATEKNLREEWDRTVVLYNRQTSA, via the coding sequence ATGAAGTTCAGTCTGACCTATGACGTGGCCGGTGCTCCCGAAGAGTTCTTCGCCTGGTTACTCGATCCGAGGCGTGAAGAGGACCTGTACAAGGGCGAGTTGAAGTACAGGAGTTACGAGACGGCCGGGCGGCGTGAGAGCGAGGAGCGGGTCGTGCGGCGGGCCTGGTTTCAGCGAGGGGGGCAACTGCCCGGTCCCGTGGCCCAGTTGTTCGGCCCTGGCTTGAGTGAGACCGAGGACGGGACCTTCGAGAAAGCCGACCGGCTGTGGACCTGGAGGGTCACGCCGAGCAGCCTGGCCGACAGGATCCGTCACGAAGGCAGCCTGTGGGCCGAAGCCGTCGACGGCGTCCGTACCCGCCTCCGGCTGGAGTTCACCTTCGACGCGAAGATCTTCTCCGTCGGCGGCCTTCTGGAGACCGCCACGGAGAAGAACCTGCGTGAGGAGTGGGACCGTACCGTCGTGCTCTACAACCGTCAGACCTCGGCCTGA
- a CDS encoding TetR/AcrR family transcriptional regulator: MGAVKTKRMPRAVREQQMLDAAVQTFGQRGYMAASMDEIAELAGVSKPLVYLYLNSKEDLFTACIRREGQALTEAVRAGVDTGSPADRQLWDGLRAFFTHTAQHPDGWAVLHLQSRTHGEPFAAEVAAMRAELVAFVTELIAAAAREAHRDPDLPEREVAGLAEALVGAAESLAAWSNATPGVTAKQAAATLMNFAWAGLGQLMEGRPWTP, from the coding sequence ATGGGTGCCGTGAAGACCAAACGCATGCCGCGGGCGGTCCGTGAGCAGCAGATGCTCGACGCCGCCGTGCAGACCTTCGGGCAGCGCGGGTACATGGCCGCGTCGATGGACGAGATAGCCGAACTCGCGGGCGTGTCCAAGCCGTTGGTGTATCTCTACCTGAACTCGAAGGAAGACCTGTTCACCGCGTGCATCCGGCGCGAGGGCCAGGCGCTCACCGAGGCGGTACGGGCCGGTGTGGACACCGGGTCGCCCGCCGACCGCCAACTCTGGGACGGGCTGCGGGCGTTCTTCACGCACACCGCCCAACACCCGGACGGCTGGGCCGTGTTGCACCTCCAGTCCCGCACCCACGGCGAGCCCTTCGCGGCCGAGGTGGCGGCGATGCGCGCCGAACTCGTCGCGTTCGTCACCGAGTTGATCGCGGCCGCCGCCCGCGAGGCGCATCGCGACCCGGACCTCCCCGAGCGAGAGGTCGCCGGTCTGGCCGAGGCGCTGGTCGGCGCCGCCGAGTCCCTGGCGGCCTGGTCGAACGCGACCCCGGGCGTCACCGCCAAGCAGGCGGCCGCGACGCTGATGAACTTCGCGTGGGCGGGGCTGGGGCAGTTGATGGAGGGGCGGCCGTGGACGCCGTAG
- a CDS encoding DUF4229 domain-containing protein has protein sequence MFRYTLWRLGVFAGCLGVVWGLVYLGVFPRGFGESNGMWIVLLALVISAPISFVVLRGVRDRASVQIVERVDRMKANLDANRSQEDETVDAAQPAAQPASHPQGQTS, from the coding sequence ATGTTCCGCTACACACTGTGGCGCCTCGGAGTCTTCGCGGGCTGCCTCGGCGTCGTCTGGGGCCTCGTCTACCTCGGCGTCTTCCCGCGCGGCTTCGGCGAGTCCAACGGCATGTGGATCGTGCTGCTGGCGCTGGTGATCTCGGCGCCGATCAGCTTCGTGGTGCTGCGCGGGGTGCGGGACCGGGCCTCGGTGCAGATCGTCGAGCGGGTCGACCGGATGAAGGCCAACCTGGACGCCAACCGCAGCCAGGAGGACGAGACGGTGGACGCCGCCCAGCCGGCCGCCCAGCCGGCCTCCCACCCGCAGGGCCAGACTTCCTGA
- a CDS encoding GNAT family N-acetyltransferase, with amino-acid sequence MTLTFELDPAITPALREEILTLWAGVSNAGGSVGFVAPVTVEEIRPELVRHFVAMAEGRTRLLVGRDETGTVAATVFLAFNTHRLMLHWLWLYTVMVHPRHQGKGYGRDLLAAAEEAARGIDGIEAIRLTCWGGHGLERFYGSCGYKEVGRVPGAIRVAPGDDRDDIFMLLPLL; translated from the coding sequence ATGACGCTGACTTTCGAACTGGACCCCGCGATAACCCCCGCCCTGCGCGAGGAGATCCTCACCCTCTGGGCGGGCGTCTCCAACGCGGGGGGCTCGGTCGGCTTCGTCGCACCGGTCACGGTGGAGGAGATACGGCCCGAGCTGGTGAGGCACTTCGTCGCCATGGCGGAGGGCCGCACCCGGCTGCTGGTCGGCCGCGACGAGACGGGCACGGTCGCGGCGACCGTGTTCCTCGCGTTCAACACGCACCGCCTGATGCTGCACTGGCTGTGGCTCTACACGGTGATGGTCCACCCCCGCCACCAGGGCAAGGGCTACGGCCGCGACCTCCTCGCCGCCGCCGAGGAGGCCGCGCGCGGCATCGACGGCATCGAGGCGATCCGCCTCACCTGCTGGGGCGGCCACGGCCTGGAGCGGTTCTACGGCTCCTGCGGCTACAAGGAGGTCGGGCGGGTGCCCGGCGCGATCCGGGTCGCCCCCGGGGACGACCGGGACGACATCTTCATGTTGCTGCCCTTGCTGTGA
- a CDS encoding class I SAM-dependent methyltransferase — protein sequence MDDDALLAEQMAYYRAGAAEYDRPYAEYEGLRRLLAVVDELPIAGDVLELACGTGQWTPGLAARAQSVTAVDASAEVLALARARTAFPTVEFVQADLFDWRPPRRYDTVFFAFWLSHVPPRRLPDFWNTVATALAPGGKAVFIDDGPDLAAYEEVLTDRPTPSALRRLDDGSQYRIVKVFHDARTLTDDLAALGWSVRIRPMAGNFIGIAEPPATAERQAE from the coding sequence ATGGACGACGACGCTCTCCTGGCGGAACAGATGGCTTACTACAGGGCCGGCGCGGCCGAATACGACCGTCCCTATGCGGAGTACGAAGGCCTGCGGAGGTTGCTGGCGGTCGTCGATGAACTCCCGATCGCCGGGGACGTGCTGGAGTTGGCCTGCGGAACGGGCCAGTGGACCCCGGGGCTCGCCGCACGGGCCCAGTCGGTGACGGCTGTCGACGCGTCAGCCGAGGTGTTGGCACTTGCTCGTGCGCGCACCGCGTTCCCCACCGTGGAATTCGTTCAGGCCGACCTGTTCGACTGGCGGCCGCCACGACGCTACGACACCGTTTTCTTCGCCTTCTGGCTCTCCCATGTCCCTCCGAGGCGGCTGCCCGACTTCTGGAACACCGTCGCCACCGCACTCGCGCCCGGCGGGAAAGCGGTCTTCATCGACGACGGCCCTGACCTAGCCGCATACGAGGAAGTCCTCACGGACCGACCGACCCCCTCGGCACTGCGCCGACTCGACGACGGCAGCCAGTACCGCATCGTGAAGGTCTTCCATGATGCCCGGACCCTCACGGACGACCTCGCGGCGCTCGGGTGGTCGGTACGCATTCGCCCCATGGCCGGGAACTTCATCGGCATCGCGGAACCACCGGCAACCGCCGAACGGCAAGCCGAATGA